DNA from Macadamia integrifolia cultivar HAES 741 chromosome 12, SCU_Mint_v3, whole genome shotgun sequence:
aatcaatgcttgaacttgaaagcttgggtgatttgagatactgtcaaccctaaaaaccagatctggaatgaaccagatttgaaatttctaggcttggagaaaacaaatcttgaaacaaaaaaaaaaaaactgaatttgaaaagaagttgctccacggctcatgatcttgtcacctagatctaagcctagaactataacttaaaaattacaactcaattgcataaattataaacataaaagtctgaataaaaataaaatagtgcttgcattaattgaaataaaaagctattacaaaagtgattaaagcaaaataaagaagaactaaaactaaagagagtgagagagggagagagagaagggaactaagcataaactagaaaataaactaaggggaataatcgttctaggaggggggaggaaggggcttttatagggctttggtcttgcctccttccttctacaattCTTCTTtaagaatagaaagaaaataaaataaaattaaatcttgataaaaatcctcattctctgagatattgtatgaggaaagagagaatttgtttccaaaattaataaGTTAtattccttccctgcaatattaaccaatatcttgcaatcttgactaaatcataaaggaatctctgcatagcatcttcaagatcttgtaagGTGGCAATAAGAGAGAATAATATTcatgattttgtaggagagaggatgtggtaccaatgagtgggtcccacctttggacaagttagttcaagctttgactggttcttgattcactttaaacactttctcttgtggacttggaaactaaaaaaagaaaagaaaaacagaagtagtactatccaaagtggggcaaaatgtacacttatatccctaagattttacacattattgtgctcatcaataaCCACTATTAAAAATACTCTGGTAAAAACAACCATCACAAATCAAATTTGGGTGATCCTCATATGGTAAGTTTGATATTCAAAAAGGGGGACAACAGTTGGAAGCAAGGTTTTAGGTATTGACATTGGAGTGGTCTTATCATATTAGTATCGGTTGAGATCAATCCTAAGACTTAATCCATATGGGATCAGGTACAGTATCGGTTTCAAGGGTGAAATCgtaaaaaacattttttaaaaaaaatattaaataagggtaaaattgatTGATCTTGGATTGATATCATATCAGATCGAAGCATGTTGAAGAAGATGGTTTGAACGCGCCAGATATTTGGAGTGATTCCCTCTTTTTGCATGACCTTATTTTGAACCACAATACTTCGTGGCCATGGAGCACATACCCTTATTTTTGGAAGTATATAGGACACTACTAAGGCTCATTTTTCGCTTTGACCTACTAAAGAGCTAGTACTACTGGTTGAAAAAACTAGCCTTTCGTGCTCTGAGGAAAAAAACTAACTATCAATCCTCATATGAATGCATGGATGTTACAAATTTAAGttcttaatgaattttttattttctattaaaaaaaaaacaccgtccattttttttttttaaaaccctgggTGAATATCTCACATTCATAGAAAGTTTccgattctattttttttgtaagaaatatGTACACCCAAACTCACTTTGAATTAAGAACTTCATTACCAAACAAACAGCTGGAAGGCATCCCATACTAGATAAGGGAGGAAACCAACCATTTGTAGGTTGCTAGGGTTAAATAAGAACCTGACAAATAGACCTAGCAATATTAATGGGAATAGTTGCTGCCATGATCCACTAAGAATCAGCCATGTATCCCATCTATTTgtaggaagagaaagaaaaagaataataataataataaaaaaaaaaagaacaaaaagaagaagaagcattcCCCCTCTCACTAGCCCCCTCTCCATGGGCTAGATGAATCTTTGAAGTATTGTAATCCTGACAATGAAACCTCTGTTATTGATAAGTTGGCAAACAGATGATGTTAAGACTCATATTGCAAATGTGGATGATAACTCCATTCCGTGTGGAGTCAGCTTGGAGTCATATGAGGGAAATTCATTCCTTCATATTTTGGATTGGCTTGCAGCCTCCTTAGTTGATCCCTCTGAAGTGGAAGATCCTGAGTTGAACCATAGAGAGGAGGATACTGAGGAGGAGGTTCATTGGGAAGACATTCGAATGTTTGCTACGCATAGGGAGAGGAGTCATCGTATTCGCTTTGCCCCCTATTTTCTGTGCTCATCTaagtgaaaattttgatttcttttggaTGATCACAATGTGTGCAGTTTTCATTTGGTACTAGGGTTGATGTTTTTGTTCCTTTTCTGGCTGTTGGTCTGGGGCCTAGTTCCTCTTGATGGCATCTTAgccttgtaattttcttttctttcttttcttcgcattttaatatatttaattattcacccaaaaaaaaatatattaacgAAAAATATAGAAAGTAGTATCAACCCAAAGTTACAGCAATTGcctatcattttaattttttggtaaagCATTCCCTATCATTAATTCATACACCAAACAGTTATTCATTTGACAAACCTGAAACTCTATAAAATGCCTTAATCTAGGAGTTCAAGGCTCATTcgaaatagaaagagaagaatGATGAAAAACTCTGTGACTAATCATTTATTTGAGAATGAGATCAGCATGATAAATTCCATCAAAAAAATAAGACACCCTTCTTTACTTAGAAGGATGATACATTTTTTACCATTCAATATCTAGAGAATGCTTTAGGTTGGTCACAATTCAAATTTTATATACAAATTGAATTACATAACTTTTCAcgctaaaacttgacatgtgagcaacATACCAAGGTAGGGAACTAtatgtcattatttttcatCTCATCCAACTTGCCATTTGACATAATTAGGTGTGTTATCATAGGCTCCATGGAAGACGCATGCGCATGGAAAAATTAttctattaataataataagggtaaGGGACCCTGCCAAATTACGTCACCGTTGCACTAATACAGGGCAATAGAAACATGCGCAAAGGCATCATCTACGGTCCGAGTTTTCATTTTGTTTGGAATATTGGCAATTGTTTGGATTTTTGTGGTTCTTTACCCCTAGAGGCTAGGGCGCCACATTTATCAAAAGGGGAGCATCGATCACACATTCACACGGACAGTACAAAGGTAAATTTAATTCCTAAAGATCGAACAACATATATAATAGAAGAAGGAGGAAAGATTTCATGAACGTTCGAAGTTCCAAACCCCACAAATCAAAAcaaggaggaaaaaaataatgaaaagaaaaaacaaaacaaaacaaaacaaaacaaaacgaaGGATCTAGGCTTGAAAATTATGATTGATTAATCAATCGTAATTCAAGAGCTACGAACCATGATGCTGTGCATCATGTCTTTAAATTCATGGAAGTCAACGCGGCCGTCTTGATTACGGTCAACGGAGAAGATCATACGCTCAACTCGACCGATGTCTCGGCCTTCTGGCATCCCGAGCTTCCTTAGTACCACCTGCAATTCTTGGGCGGAGATGAAGCCGTCGCCGTTCTCGTCGAACACCTTGAAAGCCTCcgtcagatcctcctcctcctgcGATGAAGATTCTGCATCACTACCACAATCACATGTCCCGTCTTCGTCAGCAGCTTCCCCATCGTccttgttattgttgttgtctttCCCAAAGAAGGTTTGGTCGAGCGATTGGTGCAAGGCCTCGAAGTCCTCGAAGGTTAGGCCAGTATTGCCAGGCCTAATGTAGGAGCGCACCATGGATTCAACCTCCGAAGGATCAGCTTCCAAACCAAGGTGGTCGAGGGCCTGGCTCAGTTCGTCCACGGAGATGATGTCGTCCCCGTTCTGGTCGAACATGTCGAAGATACGACGCAGGCGGAGGCAGTTGAGGCTGGGTGACTTGAGCCGGAATGACGATGACGGCCGCCCGAGGCTTGCTGGCTTTGCTACCGCCATCTCTTAATTTTCCGAGACAGACCGATCCAAGACGATGGAATTTGTGGGCGATCGGTGCCTCTTTTTCAGTTCTTCTGGCTGTCGTCCCTTGTAGATGCCTCCTCCTctgcttcttcctcctcctctcctccccctcttCCGGATTGTGATTTGTAGTGCTGGTCAATATATGTCAACCATACCATTGGTTGCGCTTTACATTTTATACGAATTGAAAAGTCAAAACCTAGCTGAAATGAGCGTGCAACTCGGGTGGTTCTTGGCCTTTCATTGACCTAATCTTCGCCTCCTTTGCGGAAGACGGAGTctccctctcctttttttttttctcggtagaatggactctctctctctctctctctctctctcaaaagaatATCTACTATAATACTGGTTCATATGAAAGAGTCTCGCGGTATCTTGGACTTGGGCTAAGGGCTAACTAACCCTTTCATacgacacacacacacacacacatagaaaGAAATATTACAGAGAATTCAAGCTAAAATCGGATTATCTTGGCTCCAGCCCGTCAACGTAGCTACATCTGTCAAGGGTGTTAAAATGGAACTGGAATTGAATATACCTGAACCACACCGTTCATAGGCAAATCGAATTAGATCGCAAAGAAATGATCTGAGTCTAGTTTTTCTGTCCTATGTGATTCGATTCATAACCGGAAAACTACATGTTACTCGTGATTTCACAATTGTTAAAGTGATTGGTGAGTTCTATAAGGGGATATAACTAAATAAAAATGGAGATATTTATCTTATTCCAGACCATCATAAACATTGAACATTATTAATGGTTGGATCGAGTGGCCATATAGAACAAAGGAAAAAGTACAATTTCTAATTCGTCCTAACCATCTGGACAACCCACGgatgacctcctcccctggcGCCAACTAAGGATGTCAATCGGATCGAAACCAGGTGTTCGGCCCGATTCCGGTTTTGGTTCCAAggagtgttagtgtgatccagaATCGGACCAAGTCCCGTCTTGGTTCTGAAAATTGGTACTCGTACCCGACCTATCTGGTTCCGATCCGGTTCTGATTCctatttggattttgtattcGGTTCTTATTTGGTTACAATATCCAGTTTCAAATTCGATTTTATTATGCAGCTGCCattctgaaaaaaaatatatataaatgtttATTCACTACGTTATTGGtcttccccaacaaaagaataaaaaaaaaatcatgagctATCGATCATCGATTGAACTTCTAATATCgttaatttcattattttaaaaCACAATAtgcagagaagaggaagaacaaaatACTTTAAACTTGAAGAGTTACAATTAAGTAGATTGTTTAACTCACGATTCATAAGTCCCAatgcaacaaaaaaaagaaaaagaaaaaagagagttttAGAGTTGGACTATAATTGAAACTCTATAAGATGATCTATCATTTAAGTGATTGAATATATCGGGTTTCCATATAAATAAtgtcaagtttttagttaaagaggaaaaagtggACATTAAGTTATCCGGTCTGATTTCGGTTAGAATCGCCggttcttggcataaatccaGATCCGGACCGAACTgaattataaatatttatttcaaaTCCAAGATTTAACGatattataatgggttggattTGATTCAGGGTATTCGGTCTGGATCTAGATTCGGTTTTTGGTTTCGGTTccgatttgacacccttagcgcCAACTCTTCAAGCAAGAGctgccaccactaggctatcctagtgttcgtatATATAGAAGAATGATTATAAAAACTAAATGCCAGACTAAAATACTTTCTCAATTTGAATTGGCTtcctcttgcttttttaaaATCGTTAATACAAACTGCATATAAGTCAGTTGTGAATCAGATAACGAAAATCGATATAAATCAGTAAAACTGGATTGAATACAGAATGATTATGATTTTGGTTGATTCCTATCTGATTCGGTCTTGATTTgcaccttatcaaaatgtaaataaCAGTAGATCGAATTgaataactgaaaaaaaaaaatcgaatcgATTGATACCCTTAATTACATCATCGAAacctcaaatatctgaagaatAAATTGCAATTACCATCCTTAAAACTAATAACTTTTAGAAGACAAACACTTTCCATGTTGCTAAggttaaattatttttaaaaataataataaatacataaataattaGAGACGAGTTGGAATCCCCATTAGTCTCATGGTAGAAAAACAAAGGTAGAGGGAAAAATACCCTCCAAGTTATACAAaggtgaaaataaaaattgaaaaagacaATCGATCATTTCAACAACCTTATATTTTCATGCATTCATGTAATCATTTAAGGAAGACGTGGGggttaaaacattttttttcctaccatCGAATAGATGGGGATTAatcattttctataattttttttctaaaaaaaaaaaaaatacttttatcTTCGTTAGGTGGAGTATGCGTTCTCTTCAGTTCCTAGTTTTAAGGAGGggaatttatatttttaagaagAGGGACCTCTTTCATCATAATTAAGAATGAAAAGTAAGTTAGCCACCATTTGAGGAAAATATGATGTGACTACATTAATGGTAGAGAGTTGGAATTACGATAATTTCTTGAGCTCCCTCTaacatttcagaaaaaaaaaaaaacggaggGGGGGAGGGTTGGGGAGAAAAAAACAATGATAGGTTGTTTAGTGTACATTAATGCCTCCCTTTCATAACATGACATATTTGACCCTTATTATGTAAGAAGAGAGATATACATGGggaggtggtagcatatgctaCATGAacgaacaaggaaatcaatccCAAATATTATATAATTGTCAATATCTACTAATATTCTATAGGATTATTGTGCGTCTAACTGTGATGTATGGGGTGGAATGTTGGACAATTAAGAAATGTCATATAGAGGTCATGTGTATGATAGAAATGATGATGTTAAAATGGATGTGTAGCAAAACCATAAAGGATAAAGTAATGAACGAgtatattagagctgatttgggagttataCCAATCAATATATAACAAGCTTCAAGAAAtccgtttgaggtggtatggtcatgttcaacaaaGACATAGCGATACCACAGTAAAGAGGAGTGATAGAATTCAGATTGAAGAGGCTGCAAGAGCTACgagcaggcctaaaatgatcatATGAGAAGTTGTGAGAAATGAAATGTACAGTTTAAGTTTCGTACCAAATATGAACTCAAATAGAGCATATTGGTGAGCAATGATCTATGTGGCTTACCCAATTTAGTTGCGATTTTCTTAACTTACTGGGATATGCCTCTTTCCTCTACTTTCAACTTTCACTTCTCACTTTTCACTTTGTATATTGCATTCTCTTATCTTTTATTTCCTATGTTCCATTGTTCATTTTTCATATAATCTCTTTTTGACTTTTCTTatcttccccctctctctcactctcttttaaaatccattttttcttaCGATTttatgtttggatccatgtaacaAACCTTATTAAGTTGGGAAAATGTTTAGCTTGTTATCATTGTTATGTCCTACTAATAGTCAAACTCCAAAACATTTTAATATGAGTCCGAATCACTTACCTGTACATGTGGCTTCATGATGACACATGTTGCATCCATAAATGACCCTCTATACTGCCAACAAGATGGCTTGAGGGGCATTTATGTAAGTAGAAGAATATGTGTCATCATAAAACCTTTTTAATACACTTTCTACCATGTAAGCAGTGGAGATACCTCTACTTACTGCAGCATGTTTTTATGAATTGGTACTGATCTG
Protein-coding regions in this window:
- the LOC122057688 gene encoding calcium-binding protein CML42; translated protein: MAVAKPASLGRPSSSFRLKSPSLNCLRLRRIFDMFDQNGDDIISVDELSQALDHLGLEADPSEVESMVRSYIRPGNTGLTFEDFEALHQSLDQTFFGKDNNNNKDDGEAADEDGTCDCGSDAESSSQEEEDLTEAFKVFDENGDGFISAQELQVVLRKLGMPEGRDIGRVERMIFSVDRNQDGRVDFHEFKDMMHSIMVRSS